ACAAATCCGTCACGATCATTTCTTCGTTTAACAGTCTGCTCAAGGTCCGACTTAGAAACGTAACTTTTGTTTCCAACGCACGTGCACCGACGATTCTTAGAACCTCTAACTATACACCTTCGTTTTCTCGTTGTGGGATATTTCCTAACACAGTTCCTGGCCCTACTTCTTATGTTTCTCAACGTTCTCTTATTCGCAACCTTGATTTTCAGATAAGGGCAATTACAGTGATAACACATCAGTTTTAGCTCTTGCTTAGACATAAACATGTTTTTCGTTTCAGTATGGGGTCGAGGTTTCCCAAACGCCTTGAATCGTTTTTTCGCCTTTTGCACGCAAGTGCAGGCCTGCATCTTCGTCCACTTGTAAATATTCGCTCGTTTCAGATATCTTCTCGGTTCTAATGTACAAAATTTCAACGTTTTCGTCTTTATGGAATCTGATTTTTGTTGTTTACCCTTGCAATAAATATTCTCGCAATCTTGACATAATACGCGGTTCGACAGACTTACGTCCTTCAGTGGAATTGTGAAATTAGAACAGCATTTCATATTTGAAATCATATAATTTTGTAATGTACAATTGCAGCAAAGAATGTTAGGCCACATCTGAGGATTTACGTCTAAATGAGTTTTGGGAAACAAGTCTTCAATTTGCTCAGTTTTCCCTCTCAAAGCTACACCAGTACATACAGCCTTATGTACTGTTTCTACTGGAACAGTTTGAACTCCCTTTTCATGGATTGTTTTAATGTCGAGATCATTTTGACGCTTTCTCCCCGAAGACTGTCTTTTGCCGTCCAATTGTTCCTTTTTATGTTTTCTAGTACTTCTATTAGTACTCTCTTGGTCTGTGTCAATCTTATTTTTAAAGTCAACCTCGGTACCAACGTTAATGTTACGTTTTTTCTTGCTCTCTTCTTGACTAATCGCCAGTTCAGTTAGCTGATTAATACATTTTCTTCTACCTCGTTTAATTCGCTTCAAATTATCTTGGTACGTCCGACATACTTCTCGTTCAATTAGCCGGGAACTTGATTCGCTGTGTATTTCTCGAGGCAGATCATTTTTATTGTTAAAACGATCTTTATTGACTTGACACCCTACACTCCGTTCTATTTCTGCCTCGTCGTCTCCGTCGTAAGTGCACGCAATTCGCGCAGAGGAACCGCTTTCGGCACGGGGATATCGCTGCGAGCATTTAACGCGTCGGCTCGAATAAAGGGACCTACTTTTCCACGGGTCAGGAATTCCTTGTACGAACGGCAAACCAACGTCGTTCCATAGGTTATCAGTAGCGAGACATCTGACATAGGATGTTATCAGATTCTTTTGCAACATGTTTCTTTCCGCTGCACCACAGAATCCTTTCGCGGCTAAATATTCCCTCCATGTGTCGGGTATACCTCGACGTATGTCACGATAATCTCCGTACACGTCTTTCAGTTGCCGACGACGAGAGGGAAATTCGATATACGGTCGTGTTCGAATTAATTTTGGCGAGGAAAATGGTCCCCGTACTATTTCATGCACGTCGATATATCTATTTCTTCCTATTTGTTTCAAGGGTATCCACTCTTGAGTCCATCCAGTGTAGACTTTAAAATTGTGTATTCTCTTCTTTGATATTACTTTTCTGCTTAAATTCTCATTCATTTCGAAATGCTAAGTTTATCTTCTCGAAGCTTTGGTTGTGCACTACATCGTAAAAGAAACCAAAAATTATGTAACTAACAAAAAAGTAAAACGGACTTCCTCTTACTCTGAAGCAATATATCTAATATAATTCAAGAATGTCTAAGAATAATTACAAAATGTTTGATCGCGTTACGCAACGACAGCTATACAAACCTTTTTATACCATAATTATAATTACACAATCGTTTTTCTTAGGTACTATACCTTCACAGTTTCTTTGAAATAGTTGTACTTGGAAGATACTTGAAGTATGTACGTTATTCGAATTGTATCGATATAATTTCGTACCTTAAGTACCATGCCTAAATTTACAAAATTTGACACTGTTTCACATGCAAGGAAACTTTTGTAACTTCTATGTTACTGAAAATTATTCGaattgaaaatatataatacatatagtATCAATTGCTACTTAAAAGTATCAAATTACTTAGAGAGCTTCGATTTTTGATTAAACAATAAATTTGCAATACCAAATTTGTTCTTGTTCTTATTTAGTCCCAGGTTGAAGCACAGGCTGTCAGTTCCGCATATTGCCAATATCTAAACTCATACATAAATACATACGTACATTTTTTGTAATAAAATCGATCTCTTTTCGTTACAACAGTACAAGGTTGACAGAAATAAACGGTTCGATGAACAGCAGGGAACAAGAGAGGGAAACAGATGCCGTGACGTAATTTTCTATCCCTGTGCCACGATTTAATTTGGCTAGATGGCACTGCGAAGCATACATTTCTAATAGATAATATTGATCAATGGTTAAGATAAATTTCATTCTGTTATACCCCTGACCTTTATCAATATTCGTAGGATCGATATTGTGGGGGGTACAATTTCTTGTGGTTAGATCTTTTAACTTTTTTGTCTTAGGTTCATATttgaatttgaaaaattacctttgaagaagaagaaagcacaTGCTGTATCCTTAAAGCATTCAATATAgttcattaaaaatattataacaACTTAAATAGGAATGAAAATAACAATGTTAAAGAagaattacattttaccattttATAGTATCATTTAGAAATCTAGAACGTATATATGGACATGTATATGTGTATTTTAAAAACTGATCAATTGAAAGATATAGTTCATGTGACGTCACTGCAGAATAGTTTCATCGATTTCCGCATAGTGCGCACAAGTCTGCATCAGCTGTCTCCCAGGACAGTGGCTCTCAATTCGCAGTCGATCGACGCAGTCCAAATTATTATTTCACACAATTCGGAATACATTCGAATTTACATGACCACAACTGGTAACCCTGCCCGGCATCCCTGTTCAGTTGACTGTTGTGCAAAGTGATGAAACTGTCGTTGCGACTCTTTGCAGGCAAATGTTAACGCGGAAATAAACACGATGTCCTTGCTACGATCGTTGCCTTCGGGGCTTAACAGAAGCTCTAAATTAATATCTCGAAGTGTCCCAGCTGTATCTTATCACCCAAATGTAAGTACTTATCGCTTTGATTTACAGGATTAATAATTGCTAAATATGACAGCCAATTGTCTTATGCTACTTTTAGCAATCAATATTGAAGTATCTACATAAGGGTATTATTAGAACGTGTACGTGAGGAGTTTCGACGTGCACATATAACTTTGTACGATTAGGTTTTAAAacataacattttgcaaatATGACAATGAACGTGACAGTATAATATTTAGGTTATGTTTGTATTCATTCTTGAACgattaataattttctttgcaGGATTTAGCTGGTACATTCTCTTATTATTCCATTATTTTATTAGTTTTTCAATGTAATCACTTGCCACAAGTTAAAGATTATCATTCATCATTTTTCAGGTGATAGATCACTATGAAAATCCAAGGAATGTTGGTTCCTTGGATAAAAATGATTCAAAAGTTGGTACAGGCATTGTAGGAGCTCCAGCATGTGGAGATGTGATGAAACTCCAAATTAAGGTCGATGATAAAGGCAAGATCATTGATGCTAAATTTAAGACTTTTGGTTGTGGTTCTGCTATTGCATCAAGTTCCTTAGCTACAGAATGGGTTAAAGGAAAAACTGTAAGTATCTTTGTACTGTTGTACAATTTTGATTTAAGAAACATGAATAACCGGTTTGTATTTCAGGTTGACGAAGCATTAGCTCTCAAAAATACTGATATCGCCAAAGAATTATGCTTACCTCCTGTCAAGCTGCACTGCTCAAGTAAGTGACATTATTATTAAGTTAAATATGTAAAATATCTCTTATGAGTTAGAAGCGGTGGGATAAGAATAGTTAGATTTCAGAAACTGACTTAAAGAGTATTATTATCTAGTCATTTTATGGGAtaaattgaaatatatattatgatgaaaaatataacaaataatcaaATATAATTACTGTTAATTAAAGTAATTATAGTGTTtaacttttttcttttataaattATAGTGCTTGCAGAAGATGCAATTAAGGCTGCTTTGTCAGATTACAGAATAAAACAAAAGCAAAATTTGACTaatgaaaaaaacaaaaatgaagCATGATTCTTACCTATGGCAACTAATAGTTAAAAAAATTAGGACTATGTAATATGTTATTTTAACTTTTTAGTAGTCACTAATACTTAAACACTTGATACTTAGGAGTTCTTGCAAGCTATAAACTATGACCAAAATGAAAGAGTATATTGTACGTTATACCTGAAATTTTATGTAGAAATACTTTGCTGTGCATTATTTTCTTCTAAGAAAgagaataaatatatttaactAAAGAActttatttttcaattaaagTCATTACTTCTGATTCATCAATTCATTTTATGAAATATCAATTTCATTATTGCCAAACTTTATATTCATTATCTTATTTTGACATCATTTGACTTTTGGCTTTTAAATTCGAACCAATTACGCATTTGATTAATTCAACGAAACGCTTTCTTAGAATGCAGTTATTGTAATTCATTTCTAAGAATAACATACGAACATTTCAAGCAATGCATCGTCGTAATATACATTTTTGTTGGCGTGAATGCGCATCTTAAATGAAGTATTTTGATGACAATTTAAACCGTTGAAAGAAACGTTTCTGTTTGTACTTGTTTTTACGCGAATCCATTACGCCATCAACAACGATGTGGTAACGTAATCAAGTAGTTAGTAGAGGGGAGGCAAGAAGAGATACTTTTTATCAATAAACATTCCTCTTTCGATGCTCGTCGTTACACAGAACTCTGTAACAATTTTAATCCTACTTTTAACTTCCATTGTAAATATTTATTAATGTAAAAATGGACTTTTTCTATTTATCATACGATATATCACGCGATAAGAAATTTAAAATTCAATAATTGTATTTTATGATGACGTCCGAGCAAAACCATATTTTCATAATGAATAAACGCATTGATTAAAATTGTCAGTGATTCAGGACATCCTGTCGTATCTATCCTTTGATATTCTCGTGAAAATATCTGAAAAAATATCTGTACTATACGCGATTAGCGCGGAATGAAAACTGTTCGTAGCTGCAGAGACATTGTAGTTTCCTCATAGCCGTGATACCCGATCAAATATTTACTCGCATTTCTGTATCTTTATCCATATAGTGGAATTACATACATTTACGACCAACGATTTCCACGAATAAGATTTCCATTCAGATGATTAAAATGGATACCATTCGACGTGTGCATGTGAATCGAAGAAGTGCAGCCGGATCGGTGACTGGTGCATCCCTCTTATAATAACTGTCATCGCAATACCAATTGATGCTTAATAAGAACAAATATAGACTGGCTCGTCTGTAGTTACTGCTGTCAATTGCGCGTTTCAAGTTAATTCGCAAGGGGGAACAATTAGCTCGTTAATTCGTTATTTTACATTGTCTACGACTTTTCACAACCGCCTAGAGTCGTCGCATATCCAATCGAGAGATTCTTTCCTTATCTTTGCACGATACGCCATGCTTCTCGCCTTTCCTGTTGTTTCGCGAACCGACAGATCGAACTATTGCATTCAGCGAAGTCGATAAGCATTTGTAACGCCCAACGATGTTTTTCGACTTATTCGGGCCAACTATAGAACGTGCAATTATACGATCTAATTATATAATCGGAGACCCAAAGTATAGGTATCGTTCACTATTGGAAATGTCTGAAACCTGCTTATTGGATTTTAATAGAATTAGTACAGATCTCTCGCTCGTACGACGAATACATCAAAACACGTACATCGTCACGCATGTGTTCTATATAACGTGTGATAAAAATGAAGTGTGCGTGTTTGTGTACACGAAAAAGTAGAACAGACGGTTCGATTAAAATACTTCTTTGAGGGCAGAGCAAGGTATATATTTGAAGAGATCATTTCTGTAAGGTCGCGAGTAATCGAATTCAGTAATGGCGGGCATAATTTTAGTTAAAAAATATAGCAGTTAACAAACGTTACATGACACAATAACAATAGAATGTACAGTGAGCATAAATTATAATTTGAACAGCTGTAGATAATAAAATCGTGTTCGGCAGCGTTCAACGTCCTTGATATTTTCACTTTTCAAGGAAGAATATGACTAGTGCCCGCTGAGGTGATTGTGTCATGCGCGCGCTATCACAAACATTTCGTTCTAATTTCCCGAACAGTCATCATCAAATGTACGCACAATGGCTTCTCTGACAAACACACGATGCCAGCAGTTTGCGATACGACTGAAACGATAGAGTTTCGCTGCTCCATAAAACCAGTTGTCACTGCTGCTGACAAATCTTTACGTACATTTCTCAGTCAATATTCATTTCGTAATATTCTTGAGTATCAAATTTAAATTTCAATTAACATCTTAACGATGAATCGATTTCGTTTACAGATTACGATACGTAACACGACGTTAGATTACTCGAATCTAAAGTTATAAATATAAAGATACCGTTAAATGAATAAATTTTTATAACGAGATCGCTTAAACGAGTAGGTTGCGAAGGTTCCACGAAACAATATGTAGGGAACGCGTCGGAAGGTATCGACGATTAATGGATTTTGAAGAGGTGAGTAAACTCGCCGATGAGTCGCCACGAAATTTACTTTTCCGCGATAAGCCGAAAGGCGAGGTCCCCCGGTCGCAAACAATTTTTCATGATCTTTACTCAATATCGGGCACGAGGCTTATCGGTTCCCCGAGCTTGTTTTTGCCACCTCGATTTCTCTATTCCCGAACTGGGACGCGGCCGCGCGCGACAAGATATTAAATTCGCGTAACGTTCGCGCGACGGAGGACATAAAATCCTACGTTCGTTCACAGCGGCGTCCCTACTCCGGCCATTGTGCGGCGGTTGTAAATTTTCCATTCCCTTATACCTCGGGCTCGTCCTCTTTCTTCAACCACGTTGACGCGGCCCGCAAAAGGTATAACAGGCGCGCCAGAGGGCTTCCCTTGACGGGAGAAAGAAGAGGCGAACGGAGAGAACGTGTGTAGAGCCcgtttggagggaaaaaaaagaaaagagtcgGAGAGGGAATTGACGGAACAACACCGGTGGAAAGACTGAAACGGGAGGACGACGTGGACATATGGTGGGAGACAGGATGAAGTAGTGGTAAACGGCCCTGCGTGATACACAGCTGATCAGTCGTTCCGCGACGGACGAATTGTTTTGGTGTCTCCGTCCCGTCCCGGGCTATTTTTTTCGAGGTTGTGAAATCGAGCCGCTGCTCCGTCGGAATATGACAGTGAATCGTGCGTAAAAGTACCCGTATACATGCCATTGTTTACGTGCTCTATGCAATTTGACGGTGTATCGAAAGCAAGAGGTAACGGAGGAGGTGTAACCCCAGTGAGACTGTTCGTAACATCGGCGCACTGCGGGTTGCCGTTGGTGGCGTCAGGTCAATTGCATCGCAGATATTTCCCACTTTTTCGAAGGAAATCGTTTACGCGAGCAGGGTCTATGACCGGTTCACGAGGCTCGCCTTATCAGAGAAACAGAAAAAGCATCGGCGTAGGTGTTACCGCCAGCATCAGATTGAAATTGATGAAGTCCGAGGCAGGAATCGGAGAGGAAGACACGACCGCTGATTCTGCAGTTTATGAACATTGATATTGGTGTACCTGTAGGCCGCAATATATTATAGTATTTATTCCGTGTTAGAATTCGGTGCGCTATCGGCTCTGTCCGTTTCTCTGTCCCTCTTTCTCTTCATTATCTGTTATTTCGTTCCGCATTTTTAATTAGCCTCCGTGTGCTGGCGGCGATACGCACAGTGGTCGCGCCGTTAGATTTTCTTTCATCGCAGCGAACCAGCGGATTGGTTTCGCTTTTCCTTTGTATAATTACGCACAGATATATGCGCGTGTgtgtatgcgcgcgcgcgccactGACGGGAAACAGAAAAGGTCGATGACAATGCAACGAGTCCAAGATCAAGACAATGGAATTAACATCAAATTCGGTGCTAGTAAAAACAAAAAGGGAAGTTACACGCTCGTATCGCAGCTTAGCGAGAACGAAAAGAAAAGTAATTTCAATGGGACCAACGAACAAGGTAAAACATTCACTTTGCGTATGCACTTTTAGCTTTTcctttgttttttttcttttttacggAATCAAAGTTTTCTCTGTTTAGTGCCCAATTGAAAAACGCAAGAAACGCGGTGATTTTCATAAATGTTTCACATAATTACtttttattttaatagtatGTTGCATGATGACCATTAAAACTAATTCTCTTATGGTAAATTCAAATAATAAGTTTTTTGCTGTTTATTTTTTTTGAGGGTTGTAACATCTTTAGGGTGGCAGTAGAAAATGTTCTCATTCAAAATTGTTTGAAAGATAAATCTGATGTTAAGCCTGTAAACAGTTCTTTCTTATTTTTGTTCTCTTATTTCATAAAGTATTTATTCAAGCAATTAGTATAGAGTCTCTAAGTGTGATAGTAAGTACTTGTAGATAAATATAGCATCAATGTTTGCTTTCCTTTTTAGTCAAAAATGTAACAGCTGAAGAAGACCTAGTCCCACCAGATGGGGGATGGGGCTGGCTTGTACTTTTAGCATCTGTTATGGTCAATCTACTTATCCCAGGAACTGTGAAATCTTTTGGTGTTTTATTTGTTGAATTTCTTGAAGTTTTTGATGCATCACCTGCTGCAGCTGCCTGGATACCAGCATTATGTTATTTTCTCTACAGTTCACTTGGTAAGGCATCATCTTTTAAATGATACTATGAAAATATAAATAAGTTTGTCTTTATTTTGTTAAGAAATTGAtattgtaaataaaaaaaattaattttgattGCAGGACCTCTATCCAGCATATTATCAGTCAAATATTCTTATCGAACAGTAACTTTAATAGGAGGGACATTTGCTGCAGTAGGAATGATGTTAAGTTATTTTGCAAACTCTGTGGCCTTCTTGTGTGTCAGGTAATTATTATTATCTTACTAATTATGTTAAAGTATATTGTCATTATGTATTATTTTAAAGATAATTAATATTGTTCATTCAATTTTTCAGTTATGGAGTACTGGTAGGAATTGGAGCAGGTTTGGCTTTCCCTCCGACTGTATATATAGTGACTTCATACTTTGTACGACTGCGTGGGCTTGCAAATGGACTCTGCATATCTGGTAGTGCATTAGGTTCGATATTTCTTCCACCCATCCTAGGAATTCTTCTTCGAGAATATGGTTATAGGTACGTTTTTTAACTCTATTTATAAACAACAGGTATGGCTTTATTATTTTGATAAAAGTTTAATGTACATGTGATCATCAAAGATCATAAAGCAAAAATCTATCGTAATCAATTAAAATGGAAAATTAAATCTATTTATTCTGCTAAAACACATACTTGTTTGAtagttttttatttattcaGCTAATACAGCAGTATATAATTTTCTTTATCATCTTTTAAGTATACTTATAattcatttattttatttatttaaataatataatcAGCTCTAAAATGTGCTTTAACACGTTCGTTTTAATTTTGACAAAATTTAACGTATCTGTGATTTGTGAGCTTGATTTGCCCAACATTTATATAACTTTTGACACTGTGACTGTGTcattaaaaaagagaaaaaaggagaTAAAAGAAAGACACGAGATGTTTGTGTATTATTACGTGCATATTCTCGTGAAAATCTGTAAATAAAGTGTTATTGTCGTAGAAAGTTCGTATATATTTTGTGAAGATTACTTTCGGTGAGTATTTTTATATATCATTATTACAATTATTTAAATATGACGGTGAACGATCATGCATGTGTATAGCTCTTTTCACGGGACGTTCAGATCGACCACGCGCGTGGATTTGTGTACACAACGTTATTGCATATCTCTCAGCGAAATTTGCAGCTGCTGTAGCTGTTTTATAGCCTGTTTATCAAACGTGTCATTATTAAACGATAGTGAAAATCTAATCGTTCAACAcgttcatggtaatgtatatacACGTAGAAAAGAATAACTGTTGTTTGCCGAAAAGAGATACAATTATGATCGATTAATGTTATTTTTAAGAAGTACAGAAATTATTCTGTATGTACTAATACGAAGTCCGCATGTGAAAATGGCACTTGACTATCATCCGACGTGGTTTAGGTAAGAATCATATATTCCGTATATGTGTTGTGTATGTATAAAATTTCTGCTTCGTGTCCTCGTATGTTCTTTAATGGTCTCTACCTATCATATTTTCTAATTTGTAAATCAAATTTCCACGTGTCTAATATATTTTAGCGATTGATTTTATAATTAGACGCAACCTCTCTGACAATGAGACTACGATGAAAAAGGGACGGAATAGACCTGGACCAGTATCGTACGTCTTATTGTTGCAACTTTCCTCCATGATGATAAAGGCGAGTTCCTTGGCCGGGCGGTTATTTAAAGACCCGAGTGCGTGAAATTGCGATTCACTTTAGACACTTATCACCGGTGCCATGGTACGATACCGCCTGTTCTCGTTTGTCGCAGTCAAACTATTCGAATTCTGGTAACATCCTTtagtgtatgtatgtatgtatgtgtatGAAGTGTAACTCATTTTCTTCGAAATACATGGTACATATGTCCTTCGCAGTAAGGAAGATAACAGAGATTTTTTGCCTTTTTTACTTATGAACAAATCGTTCGTTTTACAATCGGGAAAAACCAATCGAATAGTCAGGGAGGAAGGAATTACACTTGCGTCTCTATTGTTGCGTGTACGTATGTAATAATCGCGTCCGTGCAAGAACCACGGAAACATACGGCTTTACGTTCAAAATACTTGCACATTTCAAACATGTGCGCATTATACGCGGTAAACGCGTGACATTCACGTGTTTGGAGTTAACGTGTCGTAAATGTAAAAAATGGAATTAAGATAACTCGCAACTTTTATCCATTCCGTATCGTTTATTCATAACTGTGATAAGTGTAGTATAACATTATTTGTTAGTTTAGgaagaaattatttttatacattttttctTCCTACTATGTTTTATCTTTTAGTTTATTAACAATAAGAATGTCATAGATTGAactatttttttcttcattttggTTTCATGAATATGctttgtgtgtatatatatatacacgcacagatatatattattatatatacacaTGTATATTCATACATCGGTAATACGATGTCGTTCAACATTGCAAACATGTGAGTAGACGTTGTTTCTTTTTATCGAACCACATTAACGAGCCTATATAGGTTTAAATTTGTTAATAAATTACGCTGCACCAAATGTAAGTCTTAACACATGCATTTCGCGTGTAGATACTTTCCTTTCATTTCTTTATCTAGCATCATTTTATTTTCTCAAAGTTTTCCTTTGCAGCGGTGCACAAGGCAGCAACGCATTGTGTCGAAAAGTCACATATTGCGCCACGAGAACTATTACGGTTAATCAAGTTGACTGTAGATTTAACGCGTGTACAGAATCGAAAATTCTAATTCCTGCCGAATGCAAATGTGGAATATCGTAATGCGTAACAAGTCTCGAAACGTAAACACACTTTTCATATATCCTACATATGTATAGTATAGATATATACAACTACAACGTTAGATACAAGATAGACCGTTTCCGCCCGTCTAAGCGttccttttattttttcttttgttGCAGAAGAATGTGTTCCACGGATGAAGAGAGGGACAAAATGCGATTTCGAAGAAGATGAACTTCTATCGGACCGCAGAATATTGTACGCGATCTGAAACGCACGCTAAAAATATATCTTCTTTCCCGATCTATTTTAAAAGCGGGAAAGGGACACTCTGTGTTTCGTTTGATAGTATTTTTTTCTTGGTTCTATCTTCTGTTTGAAAGCAGTTTTCGTTgattctttttttcttattaAGTTTAACGCTGATTTGAGATTGAGTTGTAACGTTTTGCATGAAATTGATCTCGTGCTCCCTCTCTCTTAATCTAAAAGAGGAggggaaaagaaaaagaaaagtttCAGGTTGACGCACAAACCGAGTATGTCATAGTCTGCCTTATCTGGAAAGCAAGCTTACAGCGCAGACTATGAAACATTCGTGTAATACCCTATAAAGTTTCAATTAAATGTGATTAATATTAAGCATTTTTTAATGTATAAGGCTTGGCCTGTCTGTGGCACTAAGCAGCtatttatataatatgcatAATCTGTTTTTGATAAGATTATGTTAATGTAAAAATGAAGAGTATGTTATGACTGTTGATTATCAAAGATTCTGATAAACGAAATCTTTAACAGTATTAACAAAGTGTACTTAAACGCTGCCGGTACTTTGTGATGTCAATCtt
This is a stretch of genomic DNA from Xylocopa sonorina isolate GNS202 chromosome 8, iyXylSono1_principal, whole genome shotgun sequence. It encodes these proteins:
- the LOC143426058 gene encoding uncharacterized protein LOC143426058 gives rise to the protein MNENLSRKVISKKRIHNFKVYTGWTQEWIPLKQIGRNRYIDVHEIVRGPFSSPKLIRTRPYIEFPSRRRQLKDVYGDYRDIRRGIPDTWREYLAAKGFCGAAERNMLQKNLITSYVRCLATDNLWNDVGLPFVQGIPDPWKSRSLYSSRRVKCSQRYPRAESGSSARIACTYDGDDEAEIERSVGCQVNKDRFNNKNDLPREIHSESSSRLIEREVCRTYQDNLKRIKRGRRKCINQLTELAISQEESKKKRNINVGTEVDFKNKIDTDQESTNRSTRKHKKEQLDGKRQSSGRKRQNDLDIKTIHEKGVQTVPVETVHKAVCTGVALRGKTEQIEDLFPKTHLDVNPQMWPNILCCNCTLQNYMISNMKCCSNFTIPLKDVSLSNRVLCQDCENIYCKGKQQKSDSIKTKTLKFCTLEPRRYLKRANIYKWTKMQACTCVQKAKKRFKAFGKPRPHTETKNMFMSKQELKLMCYHCNCPYLKIKVANKRTLRNIRSRARNCVRKYPTTRKRRCIVRGSKNRRCTCVGNKSYVSKSDLEQTVKRRNDRDGFVKVNTYDSNILLREIERLKLDKEIQGDIPGTTCCRNFNDNTKDDTKQVSKTTAHCTRLFANNEKEEKGEKGCRKEILNDYHVMKKKKKDDKSNSIVSTSDEKVEVSHFGYSDSGEYADVSGNITNAGFNNTAQDRASVTSITFIQELCNKNLLTKHYKDRSNGEEL
- the Iscu gene encoding iron-sulfur cluster assembly enzyme, which codes for MSLLRSLPSGLNRSSKLISRSVPAVSYHPNVIDHYENPRNVGSLDKNDSKVGTGIVGAPACGDVMKLQIKVDDKGKIIDAKFKTFGCGSAIASSSLATEWVKGKTVDEALALKNTDIAKELCLPPVKLHCSMLAEDAIKAALSDYRIKQKQNLTNEKNKNEA